A genomic region of Arachis stenosperma cultivar V10309 chromosome 9, arast.V10309.gnm1.PFL2, whole genome shotgun sequence contains the following coding sequences:
- the LOC130950797 gene encoding protein argonaute 10-like, whose protein sequence is MPVRQMKESSEQHIVIKPHSQNHMNKAPKAAQNGKGPPPPPQENHQHHNNNNHHHHHNHQSSPQPRNKGRRRGRGGRKSDQGEILMRPSCRPCTAGAAPPPVTANGINSNNVENGCKISGGGGDITDMGFPTSSKSLSFARRPGYGQVGTKCIVKANHFFAELPDKDLNQYDVTISPEVSSRAVNRSIIAELVRLYKESDLGMRLPAYDGRKSLYTAGQLPFAWREFKIKLLDDNDDGVNGPKREREYRVVIKFVARANLHHLGQFLAGKRADAPQEALQILDIVLRELSTKRYCPIGRSFFSPDIRTPQRLGEGLESWCGFYQSIRPTQMGLSLNIDMASAAFIEPLPVVEFVGQLLGKDVLSRPLSDADRIKIKKALRGVKVEVTHRGSVRRKYRVSGLTSQPTRELVFPVDENSTMKSVVEYFQEMYGFTIQYTHLPCLQVGNQKKANYLPMEACKIVEGQRYTKRLNEKQITALLKVTCQRPRDRENDILRTVQHNSYNEDPYAKEFGLKISEKLASVEARILPAPWLKYHESGKEKNCLPQVGQWNMMNKKMINGMTVSRWACINFSRSVQDSVARTFCHELAQMCQVSGMEFNPEPVIPIYNAKPEQVEKALKHVYHVSTNKTKGKELELLLAILPDNNGSLYGDLKRICETDLGLISQCCLTKHVFKITKQYLANVSLKINVKMGGRNTVLLDAVSCRIPLVSDIPTIIFGADVTHPENGEDSSPSIAAVVASQDWPEVTKYAGLVCAQAHRQELIQDLYKTWHDPVRGTVSGGMIRDLLVSFRKATGQKPLRIIFYRDGVSEGQFYQVLLYELDAIRKACASLEPNYQPPVTFIVVQKRHHTRLFANNHRDRSSTDKSGNIMPGTVVDSKICHPTEFDFYLCSHAGIQGTSRPAHYHVLWDENNFTADGIQSLTNNLCYTYARCTRSVSVVPPAYYAHLAAFRARFYMEPDMQENDSTGGGNGGGRGGSKGTRAAGECGVKPLPALKENVKRVMFYC, encoded by the exons ATGCCAGTGAGGCAGATGAAAGAAAGCTCTGAGCAACACATTGTGATTAAACCCCATTCTCAGAACCACATGAATAAGGCACCAAAAGCTGCACAAAATGGAAAAggaccaccaccaccaccacaagAGAACCACCAGcaccacaacaacaacaaccaccaccaccaccacaaccACCAGTCATCACCTCAACCAAGAAACAAAGGGAGAAGAAGGGGCAGAGGTGGGAGAAAATCTGATCAAGGAGAGATTTTGATGAGACCAAGTTGCAGGCCCTGCACTGCTGGTGCTGCTCCTCCTCCTGTGACAGCAAATGGGATTAATAGTAATAATGTTGAGAATGGCTGCAAGAtcagtggtggtggtggtgacaTAACAGACATGGGTTTTCCCACTTCAAGCAAATCCTTGAGCTTTGCTCGCAGGCCTGGCTATGGACAAGTTGGGACAAAATGCATTGTCAAGGCTAATCACTTCTTTGCTGAGCTACCGGACAAGGACTTGAACCAATATGAT GTAACAATTAGCCCAGAAGTGAGTTCAAGAGCAGTAAATCGGTCCATAATAGCAGAACTTGTGAGGCTTTACAAAGAGTCTGATTTGGGGATGAGGCTTCCTGCTTATGATGGCAGGAAAAGTCTGTACACTGCTGGCCAGCTTCCCTTTGCCTGGAGAGAATTTAAGATAAAGCTTcttgatgataatgatgatggagTTAATGGCCCCAA AAGGGAAAGGGAATATAGGGTGGTGATCAAGTTTGTTGCTCGTGCAAACTTGCATCACTTGGGTCAGTTTCTAGCCGGCAAGCGAGCTGATGCACCACAGGAGGCACTTCAGATTCTTGATATTGTACTGAGAGAGCTATCAACTAAGAG GTACTGCCCCATTGGGAGGTCCTTCTTTTCACCTGATATTAGAACACCTCAACGGCTTGGAGAGGGTTTGGAATCATGGTGTGGATTCTACCAGAGCATAAGGCCTACTCAGATGGGCCTTTCCCTCAATATTG ACATGGCTTCTGCTGCATTCATTGAGCCTCTTCCAGTAGTAGAATTTGTTGGCCAACTATTAGGGAAAGATGTTCTTTCAAGGCCACTGTCGGATGCTGATCGCATTAAG ATTAAGAAAGCCCTTAGAGGAGTTAAGGTTGAAGTAACACACAGGGGAAGTGTAAGAAGGAAATATCGCGTTTCAGGATTGACTTCTCAACCAACAAGAGAACTTGT GTTCCCTGTTGATGAGAACTCAACCATGAAGTCAGTGGTTGAATACTTTCAAGAGATGTATGGTTTCACTATTCAATACACTCACCTTCCTTGCCTTCAAGTAGGAAACCAAAAGAAGGCAAACTACTTACCCATGGAG GCCTGCAAAATTGTGGAGGGGCAAAGGTATACAAAAAGATTGAATGAGAAGCAAATTACTGCACTGCTCAAAGTTACTTGCCAGAGACCGCGCGATCGCGAAAATGACATCTTAAGG ACGGTGCAACATAATTCTTATAATGAAGATCCTTATGCAAAGGAATTTGGTCTTAAAATCAGTGAAAAGCTAGCTTCTGTTGAAGCACGAATTCTTCCTGCCCCTTGG CTTAAATACCatgaaagtgggaaagaaaAGAATTGTTTACCCCAAGTTGGTCAGTGGAACATGATGAACAAG AAAATGATTAATGGAATGACTGTTAGCCGGTGGGCGTGCATTAACTTTTCGCGGAGTGTGCAAGATAGCGTTGCTCGCACATTTTGTCATGAGCTTGCTCAAATGTGTCAAGTGTCTGGCATG GAATTCAATCCAGAGCCTGTCATTCCCATCTACAATGCCAAGCCAGAGCAGGTAGAGAAAGCTTTAAAGCATGTTTATCATGTGTCGACGAACAAAACTAAAGGGAAAGAGTTGGAGCTGTTGTTAGCAATATTGCCTGACAACAATGGATCTCTATATG GTGATCTCAAGCGTATCTGTGAAACTGACCTTGGTTTAATTTCACAATGCTGTCTGACAAAACATGTCTTCAAGATCACCAAACAGTACTTGGCAAATGTATCTCTAAAGATCAATGTTAAG ATGGGAGGTAGAAACACTGTTCTTCTAGATGCTGTAAGCTGCAGAATACCGTTGGTTAGCGACATACCAACCATAATATTCGGAGCAGATGTTACTCACCCTGAAAATGGAGAAGACTCTAGCCCTTCAATAGCAGCT GTAGTAGCATCCCAGGACTGGCCTGAAGTGACAAAATATGCTGGTTTAGTGTGTGCTCAAGCTCATAGACAGGAGCTTATACAAGATTTGTACAAAACTTGGCACGATCCTGTTCGTGGCACAGTCAGCGGTGGCATGATCCG AGATTTGTTGGTTTCGTTTAGAAAGGCAACAGGGCAAAAGCCACTAAGGATTATATTTTACAG GGATGGTGTAAGTGAAGGACAATTTTACCAAGTTCTCCTTTATGAATTAGATGCAATCCGGAAG GCTTGTGCTTCCTTAGAACCAAACTATCAGCCTCCGGTAACTTTCATAGTTGTACAAAAACGACATCATACACGGTTATTCGCTAACAACCACCGGGACAGGAGCAGTACAGATAAGAGTGGGAATATAATGCCTG GAACTGTTGTTGATTCTAAAATATGCCATCCAACAGAATTTGATTTCTATCTATGCAGTCATGCTGGCATCCAG GGTACAAGTAGGCCTGCCCATTATCATGTTCTGTGGGATGAAAACAACTTCACAGCAGATGGAATTCAATCTTTGACAAACAATCTGTGTTACACATATGCTAGGTGTACTCGATCTGTATCAGTTG TTCCTCCAGCATATTATGCACATTTAGCAGCATTTAGAGCACGTTTCTATATGGAGCCAGATATGCAAGAGAATGACTCTACAGGTGGTGGTAACGGTGGTGGTCGTGGAGGATCGAAGGGAACTCGAGCAGCCGGAGAGTGTGGTGTGAAGCCACTGCCAGCCTTGAAAGAGAATGTGAAGAGAGTAATGTTTTACTGTTGA